In one window of Hyalangium ruber DNA:
- the tssB gene encoding type VI secretion system contractile sheath small subunit, which yields MAIQDELPKSRITLTYRTTINGEPETVKLPLRLLILGDFSLGTSADRREKDENGKDKKNEAGDLKEIDLEARRMRTLNGRNLDDVMKDMKMSLKLDSITNFIDESGPLPVELPITRMKSFHPDEIVQHVPKLKALLLLRKLLAEMQSSIDNRKDLRNAIYKLFEDEAQRKAIADELAATHKSLKLPAGKAPDAPVTPTT from the coding sequence GTGGCAATCCAGGACGAGCTGCCCAAATCACGCATTACCCTGACCTATCGTACGACGATCAACGGCGAGCCCGAGACCGTCAAGCTGCCGCTGCGCCTGCTCATCCTGGGTGATTTCTCCCTCGGTACCTCGGCGGACCGCCGGGAGAAGGACGAGAACGGCAAGGACAAGAAGAACGAGGCCGGTGACCTCAAGGAGATCGACCTCGAGGCGCGCCGCATGCGCACGCTCAACGGTCGCAACCTCGATGACGTCATGAAGGACATGAAGATGTCCCTCAAGCTCGACAGCATCACCAACTTCATCGATGAGAGCGGGCCGTTGCCGGTCGAGCTGCCGATCACCCGGATGAAGTCGTTCCACCCGGATGAGATCGTCCAGCACGTCCCCAAGCTCAAGGCGCTGCTGCTGCTGCGCAAGCTGCTGGCGGAGATGCAGTCCAGCATCGACAACCGCAAGGACCTGCGCAACGCCATCTACAAGCTCTTCGAGGACGAGGCGCAGCGCAAGGCGATCGCCGACGAGCTGGCTGCCACCCACAAGAGCCTGAAGCTGCCGGCGGGCAAGGCCCCCGATGCCCCCGTGACCCCCACCACCTAG
- the tssE gene encoding type VI secretion system baseplate subunit TssE, which yields MARKSFLDKFKGDKSGHSVRDSLTHVIRNIEAVLNTKSGYGYFVRDFGLGAYTEKYGSRDLLKTLVEEIQSEIEQHEPRMSEVSVELKGRDSGLWLHFELKGVVNDQPCKLRLSFHTVSGLVRVEESA from the coding sequence ATGGCTCGCAAGTCGTTCCTCGACAAGTTCAAGGGCGACAAGTCCGGACACAGCGTCCGGGACAGCCTCACGCACGTGATTCGCAACATCGAGGCCGTGCTGAACACCAAGTCGGGCTACGGCTACTTCGTTCGGGACTTCGGGCTCGGGGCCTACACCGAGAAGTATGGCTCACGGGATCTGCTCAAGACGCTCGTCGAGGAGATCCAATCGGAGATCGAGCAGCACGAGCCGCGCATGAGCGAGGTGTCGGTGGAGCTCAAGGGGCGGGATAGCGGACTCTGGCTGCACTTCGAGTTGAAGGGGGTCGTCAACGACCAGCCGTGCAAGCTGCGGCTCTCCTTCCACACCGTGAGCGGCTTGGTTCGCGTCGAGGAGAGCGCTTGA
- a CDS encoding DUF4280 domain-containing protein: MGAQVVMGAMLQCSFGVAPSSMVVLPTNHVLGSMPAANIMDNVPLMNILPFGMCQSPSNPTVAAATAAALGVLTPMPCVPVTTAPWMPGVPTVFIGNMPAVDSNCKLMCNWGGVIQVVSPGQFVVMDG, from the coding sequence ATGGGTGCGCAGGTCGTCATGGGCGCCATGCTTCAATGCAGCTTCGGCGTGGCCCCCTCTTCGATGGTGGTGCTGCCGACAAACCACGTCTTGGGCTCCATGCCCGCGGCGAACATCATGGACAACGTGCCGTTGATGAACATCCTGCCGTTCGGGATGTGCCAGTCCCCCTCCAACCCCACGGTCGCCGCCGCGACCGCCGCGGCCCTGGGGGTGCTCACGCCCATGCCGTGTGTGCCGGTGACCACCGCCCCATGGATGCCGGGCGTGCCCACAGTGTTCATCGGCAACATGCCGGCCGTCGACAGCAACTGCAAACTCATGTGCAACTGGGGTGGAGTCATCCAGGTCGTGAGCCCCGGCCAGTTCGTGGTGATGGATGGCTGA
- a CDS encoding AMP-binding protein — MPFDVREILKYLDEGHHPDAGPPRWLRESWEDPEGFFVALRAAHAGRSAVQPKSQPGQHYDLFHDLVLRHFDSDRVALRAYDKLRGWQTLSYRQLHDRASRRSAEWAEQGVKPGAKVCLIYNVGVEQVISLLAALQLGACVSLLPTRGMSFVPHRLEILQPDHIAAEPHQVPLFEGFEKLLLRGRGVATPRFSSHVYEPDEPVGLLFSPLADPPDTPVPLTAAQAWQGALCDGMLTFGLGVGDHLAAPGLHFLQHQPALLFAALLRGATFLHLELEDLERDPTPLYTHPIHTMGVCPELREILLKSRSGSLAKVSLWFRSPEEPLDWKSWRDWVRQCELTEAQHANVLIDAAAGGMVVGSLRRVGDIHVDASPAPGRTWTLKDINMSGQEAPGDVGVFTLLPDEERPPGHVVLSRVRDQHLYAATRDVRREGRVYPAAEVVTALQDMPFSAGASVFPVPTGGLQGHSYVLLVFTGAELPAVTAREAGTRREQIRQHLELQLGAEYLPDRIEFFPLYPRMAKKGLDDAWCRSQYETGALHRKSNHPIFRAITGVRGRLLESEARSGDDARDRMTG, encoded by the coding sequence ATGCCCTTCGACGTGCGGGAGATCCTCAAGTACCTCGATGAGGGCCACCACCCGGACGCGGGACCTCCGCGTTGGCTGCGGGAGAGCTGGGAGGACCCGGAGGGGTTCTTCGTCGCGTTGAGAGCCGCGCACGCGGGCCGCTCCGCGGTGCAGCCCAAGAGCCAGCCGGGTCAGCACTACGACCTCTTCCATGACCTGGTCCTCCGGCACTTCGACTCGGACCGCGTTGCCCTGCGGGCCTATGACAAGCTCCGGGGATGGCAGACGCTGAGCTACCGCCAGCTTCATGACCGGGCGTCTCGGCGAAGCGCCGAGTGGGCCGAGCAGGGCGTCAAACCCGGGGCGAAGGTCTGCCTCATCTACAACGTGGGAGTGGAACAGGTCATCTCTCTCCTGGCCGCGCTGCAGCTGGGCGCCTGCGTGAGCCTGCTGCCCACCCGAGGCATGAGCTTCGTGCCTCACCGCCTCGAGATTCTGCAGCCAGACCACATCGCCGCCGAGCCCCACCAGGTCCCCCTGTTCGAGGGCTTCGAGAAGCTCTTGCTACGCGGCCGAGGCGTGGCGACCCCGCGCTTCAGCTCGCACGTCTACGAGCCGGATGAGCCCGTTGGCCTGCTGTTCTCGCCGCTGGCGGATCCTCCTGACACGCCCGTGCCGCTTACCGCGGCCCAGGCCTGGCAGGGTGCGCTCTGTGACGGGATGCTCACCTTCGGGTTGGGCGTGGGCGATCACCTCGCGGCTCCCGGCCTCCACTTCCTTCAGCATCAACCGGCTCTGCTCTTCGCCGCGCTGCTGCGAGGCGCCACCTTCCTGCACCTGGAGCTGGAGGATCTCGAACGGGATCCGACACCGCTCTACACGCACCCCATTCACACGATGGGCGTCTGCCCGGAGCTGCGGGAGATCCTCCTGAAGTCCCGGAGCGGGAGCCTCGCGAAGGTCTCCCTCTGGTTCCGAAGCCCCGAGGAGCCACTCGACTGGAAGTCCTGGCGAGACTGGGTGCGCCAGTGCGAACTCACCGAGGCTCAGCACGCCAACGTCCTCATCGACGCCGCGGCAGGGGGCATGGTGGTGGGCTCCCTGAGGAGGGTGGGGGACATCCACGTCGATGCGTCCCCGGCCCCCGGGCGCACCTGGACGTTGAAGGACATCAACATGAGCGGGCAGGAGGCGCCGGGGGATGTCGGCGTCTTCACGCTGTTGCCCGACGAGGAGCGCCCGCCGGGCCACGTCGTCCTCTCGCGCGTGAGAGACCAGCACCTCTATGCCGCCACCCGCGACGTGCGGCGGGAGGGGCGCGTCTACCCCGCCGCCGAGGTGGTGACGGCCCTCCAGGACATGCCCTTCTCCGCGGGCGCCTCGGTGTTCCCGGTGCCAACGGGCGGCTTGCAGGGGCACAGCTACGTGCTGCTCGTGTTCACCGGAGCCGAGCTCCCCGCTGTGACAGCGCGAGAGGCGGGGACGCGCAGGGAGCAGATCCGCCAGCACCTCGAGCTCCAACTGGGCGCCGAGTACCTGCCGGACCGCATCGAGTTCTTCCCGCTCTATCCCCGAATGGCGAAGAAGGGCCTCGACGACGCATGGTGTCGCTCGCAGTACGAGACCGGCGCGCTCCACCGCAAGTCGAACCACCCGATCTTCCGGGCCATCACGGGAGTGCGTGGCCGTTTGCTGGAAAGCGAGGCAAGGTCGGGTGACGATGCGCGGGACCGGATGACCGGGTGA
- a CDS encoding type VI secretion system protein IglI family protein → MADEASSLPPLDGSLLEEPLEGAPLEEADSEEPDTRVDDVADRVGNGDYAEAARMAEALLRAEVRDVRLISPYLFGVFHEKGLQAMPGLFRSIIVTLTKSWDAFGPPEKKVVLTANGLRWLLKTLNKHLLHHEKLKDSRWKQLGEPANRAPLEEAIPLAGQVLAALDETLPESGCDKPFRALVAWLNDHLRTLPAPSAPEQKASPAPAKPASVSEPEQEPEDEQVAPSTTSPVRRAASSAPAAEPGLPISPPMALLLRKLEAFNVLVERQDFLKAGVVAMDVLATVERFDPRLYLPMIFSRFYAGLSTHAETFEPLLQSTESLAFRSLDQLFRVDLEAFLAQAEQAEE, encoded by the coding sequence ATGGCTGACGAAGCTTCCTCCCTTCCCCCTCTGGACGGTTCACTGCTCGAGGAGCCCCTCGAGGGCGCCCCGCTGGAGGAGGCGGATTCAGAAGAGCCGGATACGCGGGTGGACGACGTCGCCGACCGGGTGGGAAACGGCGACTACGCCGAGGCCGCGCGCATGGCCGAGGCGCTGTTGCGAGCAGAGGTCCGCGACGTACGGCTCATCAGCCCCTACCTCTTTGGGGTGTTCCACGAGAAGGGGCTCCAGGCGATGCCGGGGCTCTTCCGCTCCATCATCGTCACCCTGACGAAGAGCTGGGACGCCTTCGGCCCGCCGGAGAAGAAGGTCGTCCTCACCGCTAACGGCCTGCGCTGGTTGCTCAAGACGCTGAACAAGCACCTGCTGCACCACGAGAAGCTCAAGGACTCGCGCTGGAAGCAACTGGGCGAGCCCGCCAACCGCGCTCCCCTCGAGGAGGCGATTCCGCTGGCTGGCCAGGTCCTCGCGGCCCTCGATGAGACGCTCCCGGAGAGCGGCTGTGACAAGCCCTTCCGTGCCCTCGTCGCATGGCTGAATGATCACCTGCGCACGCTCCCAGCCCCGAGCGCTCCAGAGCAGAAGGCCTCCCCAGCTCCCGCGAAGCCTGCCTCGGTCTCGGAGCCGGAGCAGGAGCCCGAGGACGAGCAGGTGGCGCCGAGCACCACATCCCCCGTGCGGCGAGCGGCCTCATCGGCGCCAGCCGCTGAGCCGGGCCTGCCCATCTCGCCGCCCATGGCGCTGCTGCTGCGCAAGCTCGAGGCCTTCAACGTGCTCGTCGAGCGCCAGGACTTCCTCAAGGCCGGTGTCGTCGCCATGGACGTGCTGGCCACCGTCGAGCGGTTCGATCCTCGCCTCTACCTGCCGATGATCTTCTCGCGCTTCTACGCGGGCCTGAGCACGCACGCGGAGACATTCGAGCCCTTGCTGCAGAGCACCGAGTCGCTGGCGTTCCGCTCGCTCGATCAGCTCTTCCGGGTCGACCTCGAAGCCTTCCTGGCCCAGGCCGAGCAGGCGGAGGAGTAG
- the uppS gene encoding polyprenyl diphosphate synthase, with translation MSSPASPDELLEQQVKERGVPRHVGIIMDGNGRWAEERGLVRLEGHREGSSSVREVTRVARRLGVSALTLYAFSSQNWARPAEEVAGLMELLREYLEKERAEILDNNIRLDAIGELDRLPRYVRAPLDRLREDSAGNTGMVLSLALSYGGREELVRAARLLAEAAVRGELKPAAVNEEQLERHLWTNGLPPLDLVIRTSGEQRISNFLLWQAAYSELVFAEEPWPAFRTPAFLACLAEYQRRERRYGQTSAQVRGGVVDPTPS, from the coding sequence ATGTCCAGCCCTGCGTCGCCGGATGAGCTCCTCGAGCAACAGGTGAAGGAGCGAGGGGTGCCGCGCCATGTAGGCATCATCATGGATGGCAACGGGCGCTGGGCGGAGGAGCGGGGGCTTGTCCGGCTGGAGGGCCACCGCGAGGGTTCCTCCAGCGTGCGCGAAGTCACCCGTGTTGCGCGCCGCCTGGGCGTCTCCGCCCTGACGCTCTACGCCTTCTCCTCCCAGAACTGGGCCCGCCCCGCCGAGGAAGTGGCCGGACTGATGGAGCTGCTGCGCGAGTACCTGGAGAAAGAGCGCGCGGAGATCCTCGACAACAACATCCGCCTCGATGCCATTGGCGAGCTGGACCGGCTGCCTCGCTATGTGCGTGCGCCGCTGGACCGGCTGCGGGAGGACTCCGCGGGCAACACCGGCATGGTGCTCAGCCTGGCGCTCTCCTACGGCGGCCGCGAGGAGCTGGTACGCGCGGCGCGCCTGCTGGCCGAGGCGGCCGTGCGAGGGGAACTGAAGCCTGCCGCCGTGAACGAGGAGCAGCTGGAGCGCCACCTGTGGACGAACGGCTTGCCTCCGCTGGACCTGGTCATCCGCACCAGCGGAGAGCAGCGTATCAGCAACTTCCTGCTGTGGCAGGCCGCCTACTCGGAGCTGGTGTTCGCTGAAGAGCCGTGGCCGGCCTTCCGCACGCCGGCCTTCCTGGCCTGCCTCGCGGAGTACCAGCGGAGGGAGCGCAGATACGGGCAGACCTCCGCACAGGTGCGGGGCGGCGTCGTCGATCCTACCCCCTCCTGA
- a CDS encoding type VI secretion system baseplate subunit TssF yields MKDLSERIYLDYLSELDGLERFRQRFQERHPAIPLEREDPDVRRLIEAMAYFSVQTRNATMKNLRSTWRRLFAGFFDFLLEPVPASAMIQALPGERMAEVVELPRGTEIRLAPADGKAGAFRLQRDLRVLPVYIERSEVVRREGGFRLIVTFRSRFTRPDPVGVLSLHVRHLDEYRTSLAVFHALQKSLERVSVVYNEPADAYQKGLLCKEVSFSRAPPAPDDAVAYSHPLQRLRSFFQLPEQQLFVHIQVPTSPVDWERFSLCFDLKSDWRTGNSHHPDFFVPFSVPVTNLKREPAQVITADGTRTEYAIRSVSTGREFSLHSVQGVYELTKAGRAPLRPSYLPDVNADARKPGEQSPSYEIDETIDASLNAHQSLIVHMPEAFTTPRKLQVEALWYQPGFAPEASGRIKATLPGRHIDGLEWQVSGEVKQHLDSHLQHDMSALVHVLSMRTRSTLTRDDLIALLNYLGTPMESPFRRVLPWLRDLTVTTQPDGALRGTGIQHLYKAEFDAFDPSFEPLVVCFLDQVRELLDVWNNEATVELRATVAGRELFPPKKSP; encoded by the coding sequence GTGAAGGACTTATCGGAGCGAATCTACCTCGACTACCTGTCCGAATTGGACGGGCTCGAGCGCTTCCGTCAGCGCTTCCAGGAGCGCCACCCCGCCATCCCGCTGGAGCGCGAGGACCCGGACGTGCGGCGCCTCATCGAGGCGATGGCCTATTTCTCGGTGCAGACGCGCAACGCCACGATGAAGAACCTGCGCTCCACGTGGCGCCGGCTCTTCGCCGGCTTCTTCGACTTCCTGCTGGAGCCGGTCCCCGCGTCGGCCATGATCCAGGCGTTGCCAGGGGAGCGGATGGCCGAGGTGGTGGAGCTGCCACGCGGCACGGAGATCCGGTTGGCGCCCGCGGACGGAAAGGCGGGTGCCTTCCGCCTCCAGCGGGATCTGCGCGTGCTGCCTGTCTACATCGAGCGCTCGGAGGTGGTGCGGCGCGAGGGAGGCTTCCGGCTCATCGTGACCTTCCGGTCTCGCTTCACGCGCCCGGACCCCGTCGGTGTCCTCAGCCTTCACGTTCGCCACCTGGATGAGTACCGGACGTCGCTGGCCGTCTTCCACGCGCTGCAGAAGTCCCTGGAGCGGGTGAGCGTCGTCTACAACGAGCCCGCGGACGCGTACCAGAAGGGGCTGCTGTGCAAGGAGGTCTCCTTCAGCCGTGCGCCGCCCGCGCCGGATGACGCGGTGGCCTACTCGCACCCCCTCCAACGCCTGCGCTCATTCTTCCAGTTGCCCGAGCAGCAGCTCTTCGTCCACATCCAGGTGCCGACCAGCCCGGTGGACTGGGAGCGGTTCTCGCTCTGCTTCGATCTCAAGTCGGACTGGAGGACGGGCAACTCCCATCACCCGGACTTCTTCGTGCCCTTCAGCGTGCCGGTGACCAACCTCAAGCGCGAGCCGGCCCAGGTCATCACCGCCGATGGCACGCGCACCGAGTACGCCATCCGGAGCGTGAGCACCGGGCGCGAGTTCAGCCTGCACTCGGTGCAGGGGGTGTACGAGCTGACCAAGGCAGGGCGGGCGCCGCTGCGGCCGAGCTACCTTCCGGACGTCAATGCGGACGCACGGAAGCCGGGCGAGCAGTCACCCAGCTATGAGATCGACGAGACGATCGATGCGAGCCTGAACGCGCACCAGAGCCTCATCGTCCACATGCCCGAGGCCTTCACGACGCCGCGCAAGCTGCAGGTGGAGGCGCTCTGGTATCAGCCGGGGTTTGCCCCCGAGGCGTCGGGCCGTATCAAGGCGACGCTCCCGGGGCGGCACATCGATGGGCTGGAGTGGCAGGTGTCCGGTGAGGTCAAGCAGCACCTCGACAGCCACCTGCAGCACGACATGTCCGCGCTCGTCCATGTGCTCTCCATGCGGACCCGGTCGACGCTGACGCGCGATGACCTCATCGCGTTGCTCAACTACCTCGGCACGCCCATGGAGAGCCCGTTCCGCAGGGTGCTCCCCTGGTTGCGCGATCTGACGGTCACCACCCAACCCGACGGAGCGCTCCGCGGCACGGGAATCCAGCACCTCTACAAGGCGGAGTTCGACGCGTTCGACCCCAGCTTCGAGCCCCTGGTCGTCTGCTTTCTTGATCAGGTGAGAGAACTGCTCGATGTATGGAATAATGAGGCAACGGTGGAGCTGCGGGCCACCGTCGCCGGTCGAGAGCTTTTCCCGCCGAAGAAGTCGCCATGA
- the tssK gene encoding type VI secretion system baseplate subunit TssK — protein MNEPWKFKLARVHWEVGQTLLPMHFTTQEEALKAEMRLHAALSGLPSYGIAELRWDSTQLGEGFIAISSLTAVTKAGFVIHVPGNATVERFPLDDKGRPELTLYLHVLSGTRTEEADAKRIPLYAKDPLGLERVIHELQLSIDPQLDGSIDSLELARVEQGKDKQWRLVEKWAPPLLLVGANPLLDWLLDDLAPFLSGVENQLRAHFIDDINLNQHHRNSAGRVLCEVHRVLAMLADLKKGRVYLHPYHLFDALRRLYFETCSYLGELPSPKLPVYEHDWIGEGLAEWYRLLEQGFRPEVTRSTYQPFDFREGKFILSPLPEEARSASDIYLLVKRRDGKKVSIDGIKVASPSRLSTVRRMALKGIQLKPVEYVAFPHGMDDDLDWYQLQITRNEEWTQHALKENGLAFFPTTELHQDSDVSLFWRA, from the coding sequence ATGAACGAGCCCTGGAAGTTCAAGCTCGCGCGCGTCCATTGGGAGGTGGGGCAGACCCTCCTCCCGATGCACTTCACCACCCAGGAGGAGGCGCTCAAGGCGGAGATGCGGCTGCACGCCGCGCTCTCCGGGCTGCCCTCCTATGGGATCGCCGAGCTGCGTTGGGACAGCACGCAGCTCGGCGAGGGCTTCATCGCCATCTCGTCGTTGACGGCGGTGACGAAGGCGGGCTTCGTCATCCATGTCCCGGGCAATGCGACCGTCGAGCGCTTCCCGTTGGACGACAAGGGCCGGCCGGAGCTCACCCTCTACCTCCATGTGCTCAGCGGCACCCGCACGGAGGAGGCGGACGCCAAGCGCATCCCGCTCTATGCCAAGGATCCCCTGGGCCTGGAGCGCGTCATCCACGAGCTGCAGCTCTCCATCGATCCGCAGCTGGATGGCTCCATCGACTCGTTGGAGCTGGCGCGGGTGGAGCAGGGCAAGGACAAGCAGTGGCGCCTGGTGGAGAAGTGGGCACCGCCGCTGCTGCTCGTCGGGGCCAATCCGCTGCTGGACTGGCTGCTCGATGACCTGGCCCCGTTCTTGAGCGGGGTGGAGAACCAGCTCCGCGCCCACTTCATCGACGACATCAACCTCAACCAGCACCACCGCAACAGCGCTGGGCGAGTGCTGTGCGAGGTGCATCGCGTGCTGGCGATGCTGGCGGACTTGAAGAAGGGGCGCGTCTATCTGCACCCCTATCACCTGTTCGACGCGCTCCGGCGCCTGTACTTCGAGACCTGCTCCTACCTGGGAGAGCTGCCCAGCCCGAAGCTCCCCGTCTACGAGCATGACTGGATCGGCGAAGGGCTCGCGGAGTGGTACCGGTTGCTCGAGCAGGGCTTCAGGCCCGAGGTCACCCGCTCCACCTACCAGCCCTTCGACTTCCGGGAGGGGAAGTTCATCCTCTCTCCGTTGCCGGAGGAGGCCCGCTCCGCGTCCGACATCTACCTGCTCGTGAAGCGTCGGGACGGCAAGAAGGTCTCCATCGATGGCATCAAGGTGGCCAGCCCTTCTCGGCTCTCCACGGTGCGCCGCATGGCGCTCAAGGGGATCCAGCTCAAGCCCGTGGAGTACGTGGCCTTCCCTCATGGCATGGACGATGACCTCGACTGGTACCAGCTCCAGATCACTCGGAACGAGGAGTGGACGCAGCACGCCCTGAAGGAGAACGGCCTGGCCTTCTTCCCCACCACGGAGTTGCACCAGGACAGCGATGTCTCGCTGTTCTGGCGCGCGTGA
- a CDS encoding DotU family type IV/VI secretion system protein gives MNLEHWKAILGTYRQGNALIEKLVPSAAQVKPERLKYLQEQLIEELLKLQMALSVDMRADLVKDLLRPLTYLFDELVLRRLEDKDPSLWPMLQKHFFELDWGGDHFFEFTEEMLRQPGTPIPVYEMLHFCLGAGFVGRYASWPAKILDYMKELSARIPKPAAVTPPPPLPPAEPLQAYDFPLRYYVTTGFVIVCLPVVLWALSN, from the coding sequence ATGAATCTCGAGCACTGGAAGGCCATCCTCGGAACGTACCGGCAGGGGAACGCGCTGATCGAGAAGCTGGTGCCGTCGGCGGCGCAGGTGAAGCCCGAGCGTCTGAAGTACCTCCAGGAGCAGCTCATCGAAGAGCTGCTCAAGCTGCAGATGGCGCTCAGCGTCGACATGCGGGCCGACCTGGTGAAGGACCTCCTGCGGCCGCTCACCTACCTCTTCGATGAGCTCGTGCTGCGCAGGCTGGAGGACAAGGACCCCTCGCTGTGGCCGATGCTCCAGAAGCACTTCTTCGAGCTGGACTGGGGCGGTGACCACTTCTTCGAGTTCACCGAGGAGATGCTGAGGCAGCCGGGCACGCCCATCCCGGTCTACGAGATGCTGCACTTCTGCCTGGGCGCGGGCTTCGTCGGCCGCTATGCGAGCTGGCCGGCCAAGATCCTCGATTACATGAAGGAGCTCTCGGCCCGCATCCCCAAGCCGGCCGCGGTCACGCCGCCGCCTCCGCTGCCTCCCGCGGAGCCTCTCCAGGCCTACGATTTCCCCCTCCGGTACTACGTGACGACCGGTTTCGTGATTGTCTGTCTGCCGGTGGTATTGTGGGCGCTCTCGAATTGA
- a CDS encoding type VI secretion system contractile sheath large subunit, which translates to MAGEVKKFIESLKFEPLTEEQLKVSLIKDDFTENTDITKQLEEKKLKDKEADAMRFLSSLAALLQNVEPVAPADPKGKARFDKGRVARAIEKIDDLINLQMNEILHNEKFQQMEAAWRGLEDLVTNTNFKADITIDLLDVEKKELAQDFENNSSNIFSSALFEKVYIQEYDQYGGRPYGVMIGLYEFDSTPADLKWLQLMGKVANAAHCPFVSSANFKFFDGAYKKAQDVEAIKDLDGHLAHPKFSRWNKLRDTEEAAYIGLTFPRYVLRSPWHPEKNPCEVLNFEEDTRADNKSIIKLESFPTEDQKAIRRVEEDKISDPEDPRKDPKKDPRQIDQSKYLWGNAAILFARNMVKAFEIAGWCQAIRGPKGGGLITGLPVDTFPLRGQEEMMPPVEIAIPDYREYEFARNGIMPLVYRKGSGDATFFSTQSLKVTKRFKDPKDSENSQLVANLAYTFSITRLAHYIKCIMRDNIGSTADAVYIQQQIEAWLAGYVTTVANPDDLTVRRFPFKATSVEVISRPGEIGWYDCKVAVLPHIQFEGLNVTLMLESRLG; encoded by the coding sequence ATGGCCGGAGAAGTGAAGAAGTTCATCGAGAGCCTGAAGTTCGAGCCTCTCACCGAAGAGCAGCTCAAGGTGTCGCTCATCAAGGATGACTTCACCGAGAACACGGACATCACCAAGCAGCTGGAGGAGAAGAAGCTGAAGGACAAGGAAGCCGATGCAATGCGCTTCCTCTCCAGCCTGGCGGCCCTGCTCCAGAACGTGGAGCCGGTCGCGCCCGCCGACCCCAAGGGCAAGGCCCGCTTCGACAAGGGCCGGGTGGCTCGGGCCATCGAGAAGATCGATGACCTGATCAACCTCCAGATGAACGAGATCCTCCACAACGAGAAGTTCCAGCAGATGGAGGCCGCCTGGCGTGGGTTGGAGGACCTGGTCACCAACACCAACTTCAAGGCCGATATCACCATCGACCTGCTGGACGTGGAGAAGAAGGAGCTCGCCCAGGACTTCGAGAACAACTCGAGCAACATCTTCTCCAGCGCGCTCTTCGAGAAGGTCTACATCCAGGAGTACGATCAGTACGGTGGTCGTCCCTACGGTGTGATGATCGGCCTGTACGAGTTCGACTCGACGCCCGCCGACCTCAAGTGGCTGCAGTTGATGGGCAAGGTGGCCAACGCGGCCCACTGCCCCTTCGTGTCCTCGGCCAACTTCAAGTTCTTCGACGGCGCCTACAAGAAGGCCCAGGACGTGGAGGCCATCAAGGACCTCGACGGCCATCTGGCGCATCCGAAGTTCAGCCGCTGGAACAAGCTGCGCGACACCGAGGAGGCTGCCTACATCGGCCTGACCTTCCCCCGCTATGTCCTGCGCTCGCCCTGGCACCCGGAGAAGAACCCCTGCGAGGTGCTCAACTTCGAGGAGGACACCCGGGCTGACAACAAGTCGATCATCAAGCTCGAGAGCTTCCCGACGGAGGACCAGAAGGCCATTCGCCGCGTCGAGGAGGACAAGATCTCGGACCCGGAGGATCCGCGCAAGGATCCGAAGAAGGACCCACGTCAGATCGACCAGTCCAAGTACCTCTGGGGCAACGCGGCGATCCTGTTCGCCCGCAACATGGTCAAGGCCTTCGAGATCGCCGGCTGGTGCCAGGCCATCCGCGGGCCCAAGGGCGGCGGCCTCATCACCGGCCTGCCGGTGGACACCTTCCCGCTGCGCGGCCAGGAAGAGATGATGCCGCCGGTGGAGATCGCCATCCCGGACTACCGCGAGTACGAGTTCGCGCGAAACGGCATCATGCCGCTCGTCTATCGCAAGGGCTCCGGTGACGCGACGTTCTTCAGCACCCAGTCGCTCAAGGTGACCAAGCGGTTCAAGGACCCGAAGGACTCGGAGAACTCGCAGCTGGTGGCCAACCTGGCCTACACGTTCTCCATCACGCGGCTGGCGCACTACATCAAGTGCATCATGCGCGACAACATCGGCAGCACCGCCGACGCCGTCTACATCCAGCAGCAGATCGAAGCCTGGCTGGCGGGGTACGTGACGACGGTAGCCAACCCGGACGACCTCACCGTGCGCCGCTTCCCGTTCAAGGCCACGAGCGTCGAGGTCATCTCCCGTCCCGGCGAGATCGGCTGGTACGACTGCAAGGTCGCCGTGCTGCCGCACATCCAGTTCGAGGGCCTGAACGTGACGCTGATGCTGGAGTCCCGGCTCGGCTGA